One Cohnella candidum genomic region harbors:
- a CDS encoding extracellular solute-binding protein, with translation MFSGKKGSIWILALAITLLLSACNKSGSEASPSGSASSSTDAGKEKIKFSYMMAGKYINWLKDLKWYPEALKRTNAEIELVNGGDDDSAYSKGLDTKLMSGDLPDAMIVTLSQAEVYGSQGLFLNLKDLIKKDAPNIQKFIDSDEAYKSLITASDGNIYGFPQQYPIITNVPFYRADMFEKAGITSNPKTIQEFTDDLKKLKAAYPSSDFYPFTGRDGYIKFTEAFLAKDNIDENGKVHGIYNVGKNYDLMAPGFKDLIQWYNTLYIEKLIDPEWVLGTQTEESWQTKMLTGKGAVSYDFFTRPSWFMNNGGPQNDPKYSIKVMDALNDSQGNPSKVPMAEQRYREDRVFVINAKSEDKAAQILKFMDYLFSDEGRTLMDYGVEGQSFKTNGDKKEFIVKFEEEGNKPLGTPVWNFLQDRLSFPVPSNDAAYYDWMDPLTKSFAADFFGKYAAVSYQIKYSTDQLKERSELIANVQPVIDANLVKFITGKRPMSEWDAFLKEADAQGYSKIVAIDQAAYDAAKK, from the coding sequence GTGTTTTCAGGGAAAAAAGGGTCAATATGGATTTTAGCTCTCGCCATCACGTTGCTTTTATCGGCATGCAATAAGTCGGGTTCAGAGGCTTCGCCATCCGGGTCGGCCTCATCCTCTACGGATGCCGGGAAAGAGAAAATCAAGTTTTCGTACATGATGGCCGGCAAGTACATCAACTGGCTCAAAGATCTCAAGTGGTACCCCGAAGCTCTGAAGAGAACCAATGCCGAGATCGAATTGGTCAACGGCGGCGACGACGACAGTGCCTATTCCAAGGGCCTCGACACGAAGCTGATGTCGGGCGACCTTCCGGACGCAATGATCGTGACGCTCTCCCAAGCGGAAGTTTACGGTTCTCAAGGCTTGTTCTTGAACCTGAAGGATCTGATCAAGAAAGACGCGCCCAACATCCAAAAATTCATCGACTCGGATGAAGCGTACAAATCGCTGATCACGGCTTCCGACGGAAACATTTACGGATTCCCGCAGCAATATCCGATCATCACGAACGTGCCCTTCTACCGTGCCGACATGTTCGAGAAAGCGGGCATCACGAGCAACCCGAAGACGATCCAGGAATTCACGGACGATCTCAAGAAATTGAAAGCCGCTTATCCTTCGTCCGACTTCTATCCGTTCACCGGACGCGACGGCTATATCAAGTTCACGGAAGCGTTCCTCGCGAAAGACAACATCGACGAGAACGGCAAAGTACACGGCATCTACAACGTGGGCAAGAACTACGACCTGATGGCGCCGGGCTTTAAGGACCTGATCCAGTGGTACAACACGCTGTACATCGAGAAGCTGATCGATCCGGAGTGGGTGCTCGGCACGCAGACCGAGGAATCCTGGCAGACGAAGATGCTGACCGGCAAAGGCGCCGTCTCCTACGACTTCTTCACCCGTCCGTCCTGGTTCATGAATAACGGCGGTCCCCAGAACGATCCGAAGTACAGCATCAAGGTCATGGACGCGTTGAACGATTCCCAAGGCAATCCGTCCAAAGTTCCGATGGCCGAGCAGCGTTACCGCGAAGACCGCGTGTTCGTCATCAACGCCAAATCGGAGGATAAAGCGGCGCAAATCCTGAAGTTCATGGATTACCTGTTCTCCGACGAAGGCCGCACGCTGATGGATTATGGCGTGGAAGGCCAATCCTTCAAGACGAATGGCGATAAGAAGGAATTCATCGTCAAATTCGAGGAAGAAGGCAACAAGCCGCTCGGCACGCCGGTGTGGAACTTCCTGCAGGACCGCTTGTCGTTCCCGGTACCGTCCAACGACGCTGCTTACTATGACTGGATGGATCCGCTTACGAAATCGTTCGCCGCGGACTTCTTCGGCAAATACGCCGCCGTTTCGTACCAGATCAAATACTCGACCGACCAGCTGAAGGAACGTTCCGAATTGATCGCGAACGTACAGCCCGTGATCGAC